In Cedecea neteri, a single genomic region encodes these proteins:
- a CDS encoding PTS sugar transporter subunit IIB → MKNILLVCAAGMSTSMLVKRMQDHAEAGNISVNINALAIAEAKERIKRNEADVVLLGPQVRFQKSEIEEITQGKIPVAVIDMKYYGQMDGKSVLDSALNLLGDH, encoded by the coding sequence ATGAAGAATATATTATTAGTTTGTGCCGCCGGGATGTCTACCAGCATGCTGGTGAAAAGAATGCAAGATCACGCCGAAGCGGGAAATATTTCGGTCAATATTAACGCGCTGGCGATTGCCGAGGCGAAAGAAAGAATTAAAAGAAATGAAGCAGATGTTGTTCTGCTGGGGCCTCAGGTTCGCTTCCAAAAAAGCGAAATAGAAGAAATCACCCAGGGGAAAATTCCAGTAGCGGTTATCGACATGAAGTATTATGGGCAAATGGACGGAAAATCAGTTCTTGATTCCGCACTGAACTTACTTGGCGACCATTAA
- a CDS encoding GntR family transcriptional regulator — translation MVYKDVVNLLKSRISSPTYHIGDILPSEKELAEFYNVSRNTLRKALKVLEDEALIERRHGSGTYVRNKHFQASVTHLDSFTEIARSEGKKPSSQVLRFELQQASEEIASRLQLAIGEPVYYAKRLRHIDNVPMQLEETWLSVNRFPDLTVNHMKRSKFSYIEDECGVKIHGCYEAFQPILPSTEIAKMLHISTRDPIIRMETQSVDASHSPIDYSILYTNVFEFQVKYFLPRKTG, via the coding sequence GTGGTATACAAAGATGTTGTTAACTTACTAAAAAGCAGGATCAGCAGCCCAACCTATCATATCGGCGACATCCTCCCTTCGGAAAAAGAGCTGGCTGAGTTCTATAATGTGTCACGTAATACCTTGCGTAAGGCATTGAAAGTTCTGGAAGATGAGGCGCTGATTGAGCGCAGGCATGGGTCCGGCACCTATGTACGAAATAAACATTTTCAGGCTTCGGTTACGCATCTGGACAGCTTTACCGAGATTGCCAGAAGTGAAGGAAAAAAACCGTCCAGCCAGGTGCTGAGATTTGAGCTGCAGCAGGCGTCGGAAGAGATTGCGAGCCGCCTGCAACTGGCCATCGGCGAACCGGTCTATTACGCCAAACGACTGCGCCACATCGACAATGTGCCGATGCAGCTGGAAGAGACCTGGCTGTCGGTGAACCGCTTCCCCGACCTGACGGTCAACCACATGAAGCGTTCGAAATTTTCCTACATCGAAGATGAATGTGGGGTCAAAATTCACGGCTGCTACGAGGCGTTTCAGCCCATTCTACCGTCAACTGAAATTGCCAAAATGCTGCACATCAGCACCCGCGATCCGATTATCCGCATGGAAACCCAGTCCGTTGACGCCAGCCACAGCCCGATTGATTACTCGATCCTCTACACCAACGTGTTCGAGTTTCAGGTGAAGTACTTTTTGCCTCGTAAGACGGGCTAG
- the bglK gene encoding beta-glucoside kinase BglK, whose protein sequence is MNIAAFDIGGTALKMGIVNSQGEILAKGKETINDSDGEQILQAILAWIAAHPGCEGVAISAPGYVNPHTGFIEMGGAIRRFDNFAIKEWLEERTQLPVAIENDANCVLLAERWQGKAAQMSNFLVLTIGTGIGGAIFCNNQLVHGARFRAGEFGYMLTERPGPRDVRRYTMNDTCTLRTLRKDYAEYAGKPLEAVSGEEIFDRFDVGDVACQRMVNAFFNDLGTGLYNLVNLFDPEKILLGGGIVERPGFLALLRKHLAWFTIDDYIDTVSHGNDAGLIGAVYHFNQHYRSQHAISN, encoded by the coding sequence ATGAATATCGCCGCATTTGATATCGGTGGTACGGCTTTAAAAATGGGGATCGTCAACTCGCAGGGCGAGATACTGGCAAAAGGCAAAGAGACGATCAACGACAGCGATGGCGAGCAAATTTTACAGGCCATTTTAGCGTGGATTGCCGCGCATCCCGGCTGTGAAGGCGTGGCGATCAGCGCCCCTGGCTATGTCAATCCGCACACCGGCTTTATCGAAATGGGCGGGGCCATTCGCCGCTTCGACAACTTTGCCATCAAAGAGTGGCTGGAAGAACGCACGCAGCTGCCCGTCGCCATCGAAAATGACGCTAACTGCGTTCTGCTGGCCGAGCGCTGGCAGGGCAAAGCGGCCCAGATGAGCAACTTCCTGGTACTGACCATCGGCACCGGCATCGGCGGGGCGATTTTCTGCAATAACCAACTGGTGCACGGCGCACGCTTCCGGGCGGGAGAATTTGGTTACATGCTGACCGAACGCCCTGGCCCACGCGATGTTCGCCGTTACACCATGAACGATACCTGCACCCTGAGAACCCTGCGTAAAGACTACGCGGAGTATGCCGGTAAGCCGCTTGAGGCCGTCAGCGGGGAAGAGATTTTCGACCGCTTTGACGTCGGTGACGTGGCTTGCCAGCGCATGGTGAACGCGTTCTTCAACGATCTCGGCACTGGCCTTTATAACCTCGTCAATCTGTTCGACCCGGAAAAAATCCTGCTCGGCGGCGGCATTGTGGAACGCCCTGGCTTCCTGGCGCTGCTGCGCAAACACCTGGCCTGGTTCACCATCGACGACTATATCGATACCGTCAGCCACGGCAACGATGCCGGACTCATTGGCGCGGTCTACCATTTTAATCAGCACTATCGGTCGCAGCATGCGATCTCTAATTAA
- a CDS encoding 6-phospho-beta-glucosidase — protein MSGFKEGFLWGGAVAAHQLEGGWKEGGKGVSVADVMTAGAHGVPREITDGVLQGKNYPNHEAIDFYHRYKEDIQLFAEMGFKCFRTSIAWTRIFPLGDELEPNEAGLQFYDDLFDECLKHGIEPVITLSHFEMPYHLVTEYGGWRNRKLIDFFLRFSKVVFTRYQHKVKYWMTFNEINNQANYHEDFAPFTNSGLKYQPGEDREPVMYQASHYELVASALAVRAAREINPALQVGCMIAMCPIYPLTCAPGDMMMAMNAMHRRYWFTDVHVRGKYPQHLLNYFERRGFELDITDEDLAALAEGCVDYIGFSYYMSFATKASADNPQFDYDESKSLVSNPYVQKSDWGWQIDPVGLRYSLNWFWDHYQLPLFIVENGFGAIDVAQADGFVDDQYRIDYLSAHVAEMKKAVVEDGVDLMGYTPWGCIDLVSAGTGEMKKRYGFIYVDKDNEGNGSLSRSRKKSFQWYKDVIESNGEKL, from the coding sequence ATGTCTGGATTCAAAGAAGGTTTTCTGTGGGGCGGCGCGGTTGCGGCGCATCAGCTGGAAGGTGGCTGGAAAGAGGGTGGCAAAGGCGTTAGCGTGGCGGATGTGATGACGGCCGGTGCTCACGGCGTCCCGCGTGAAATTACCGATGGCGTGCTGCAGGGCAAAAATTACCCTAACCATGAAGCGATCGATTTCTATCACCGCTACAAAGAAGATATCCAGCTATTTGCCGAGATGGGTTTCAAATGTTTCCGTACCTCCATCGCCTGGACGCGTATTTTCCCACTGGGCGATGAGCTGGAGCCGAATGAAGCTGGCCTGCAGTTCTATGACGACCTGTTTGACGAGTGCCTGAAGCACGGCATTGAGCCGGTGATTACTCTGTCGCACTTCGAAATGCCATACCATCTGGTCACCGAATACGGCGGCTGGCGCAACCGTAAGCTGATTGATTTCTTCCTGCGCTTCTCGAAAGTGGTCTTCACTCGCTATCAGCACAAAGTGAAGTACTGGATGACCTTCAACGAGATCAACAACCAGGCTAACTACCACGAAGACTTCGCGCCGTTCACCAACTCGGGCCTGAAGTATCAGCCGGGTGAGGATCGTGAGCCGGTGATGTATCAGGCGTCGCACTATGAGCTGGTGGCCAGTGCTCTGGCGGTGCGTGCAGCCCGTGAAATCAACCCTGCGCTGCAGGTTGGCTGCATGATTGCCATGTGCCCAATTTACCCGCTGACCTGTGCGCCAGGCGACATGATGATGGCGATGAATGCGATGCATCGCCGCTACTGGTTCACCGATGTGCACGTGCGTGGTAAGTACCCGCAGCATCTGCTGAACTACTTCGAGCGCCGTGGTTTTGAGCTGGATATTACCGACGAAGATCTCGCGGCGTTGGCCGAAGGCTGCGTCGATTACATCGGCTTCAGCTACTACATGTCTTTTGCCACCAAAGCCAGCGCTGATAACCCGCAGTTCGACTACGACGAATCAAAAAGCCTGGTCTCTAACCCGTACGTGCAAAAATCCGACTGGGGCTGGCAGATTGATCCGGTGGGCCTGCGTTACTCCCTGAACTGGTTCTGGGATCACTATCAGCTGCCGTTGTTTATTGTAGAAAACGGCTTTGGGGCGATTGACGTGGCGCAGGCCGACGGCTTCGTGGACGACCAGTACCGCATCGATTATCTTTCGGCGCACGTCGCAGAAATGAAAAAAGCGGTAGTGGAAGATGGCGTTGACCTGATGGGCTACACCCCGTGGGGCTGTATCGACCTGGTCTCCGCCGGGACGGGCGAAATGAAAAAACGCTACGGCTTTATCTACGTTGATAAAGACAACGAAGGCAACGGTAGCCTGAGCCGCAGCCGTAAGAAGTCCTTCCAGTGGTACAAAGACGTGATTGAGAGCAACGGCGAGAAGCTCTGA
- a CDS encoding methyl-accepting chemotaxis protein, giving the protein MNKLKNMRLSTMLGAGFALVIAIGFFVALFARMQLVSVGNNLNYAANVRLVNLLLIVKIKDNITDNAHDIRDMALFTTLPHTEAESRDYITKTNQVLEKRIADNNVLLKQLDKALRLKRSRELFDNLNNVRPAYSQALRKVMSVSAAGQYDAARALVISEVVGPQARVLDALSEMISDHSGSTVGMARGYVEEAHFAGNLLLIITIISAVIGSLIAWGIGRAVKGQLGGEPVYAVSVAKQVSEGQLNTAVELKQGDTRSLLAAMDEMRSRLLGVVREVRDSSHSISVGASEIAAGSTDLSQRTEEQAASLQETAASMEQMSQTIQQNAETVRTATRLANSASETATQSGNAVNNLVLTMREISESSQKIGDIISVIDGIAFQTNILALNAAVEAARAGESGRGFAVVAGEVRSLAQRSASAASEIKVLIEDSMRTVTKGSDMVSSAGTTIDDLVQQSHRVAGLISEIGVTTEEQGQGIAQINVAITQLDQVTQQNAALVEESASAAESLSDQATRLVQLMSIFNTGQVIAAANARQVEPAPTSRIRKPALATNAGSSEHWEQF; this is encoded by the coding sequence ATGAACAAACTGAAGAATATGCGCCTTAGTACCATGCTGGGGGCTGGCTTTGCGCTGGTCATCGCTATTGGATTCTTTGTCGCATTATTTGCCAGAATGCAGTTGGTTTCTGTTGGAAATAACCTTAATTATGCCGCTAATGTCCGGCTGGTGAATTTACTGCTGATCGTAAAGATTAAGGATAATATTACGGACAATGCCCACGATATTCGTGATATGGCGTTGTTCACCACGCTGCCGCATACCGAAGCCGAGAGTCGGGACTACATTACAAAAACTAACCAGGTGCTCGAAAAGCGTATCGCCGACAACAACGTCCTCTTGAAGCAGCTGGATAAGGCGCTGAGGCTCAAGCGCTCTCGCGAGCTGTTCGACAACCTGAACAATGTTCGCCCGGCATACTCCCAGGCGCTTCGTAAGGTGATGAGCGTTAGCGCGGCGGGGCAGTACGATGCCGCTCGTGCATTAGTCATCAGCGAAGTGGTTGGCCCGCAGGCCAGAGTGCTGGATGCGCTCAGCGAGATGATCAGCGATCATTCCGGTAGCACGGTGGGCATGGCCCGAGGCTATGTTGAAGAAGCGCACTTTGCCGGTAACCTGTTGTTGATTATTACGATTATCAGCGCCGTGATTGGCTCTTTGATTGCCTGGGGTATCGGGCGAGCGGTGAAAGGCCAGCTCGGTGGCGAACCCGTTTATGCCGTTTCCGTGGCCAAACAAGTTTCTGAGGGGCAGCTCAATACCGCCGTTGAACTGAAGCAAGGAGACACCAGAAGTCTGCTCGCGGCTATGGATGAGATGCGTAGCCGTTTGCTCGGGGTTGTGCGTGAAGTGCGAGACAGCAGCCATTCTATCTCCGTGGGGGCCAGTGAGATTGCGGCAGGCAGCACCGACCTCAGCCAACGTACCGAAGAGCAAGCGGCCAGCCTGCAGGAAACGGCCGCTTCGATGGAACAAATGAGTCAGACAATTCAGCAGAATGCCGAGACGGTGCGCACTGCGACTCGCCTGGCCAACTCTGCCAGCGAAACGGCCACGCAAAGCGGGAATGCCGTTAATAATCTGGTGCTGACGATGCGTGAAATTAGCGAAAGCTCACAGAAAATTGGCGACATTATTAGCGTTATTGACGGCATCGCATTCCAGACGAACATTCTGGCGCTGAATGCTGCCGTTGAAGCGGCTCGTGCAGGGGAATCCGGACGTGGTTTTGCGGTAGTTGCCGGGGAAGTTCGCTCGCTGGCACAGCGTTCTGCTTCGGCGGCCAGTGAGATCAAAGTCCTGATTGAGGACAGCATGCGTACGGTAACAAAAGGATCGGATATGGTGAGTTCGGCGGGAACGACGATCGATGACCTGGTGCAACAGTCCCACCGCGTGGCCGGGCTGATCTCTGAAATTGGCGTGACGACGGAAGAGCAGGGGCAGGGCATTGCGCAGATCAACGTGGCTATCACTCAACTGGATCAGGTTACGCAGCAGAACGCTGCGCTGGTGGAGGAGTCTGCCAGCGCCGCTGAGAGCCTCAGCGATCAAGCTACTCGTCTGGTGCAGTTGATGAGTATCTTCAATACCGGGCAGGTCATTGCCGCGGCTAACGCCCGCCAGGTCGAACCTGCACCAACCTCCAGGATTCGTAAGCCTGCGCTTGCCACGAATGCAGGCAGCTCAGAGCACTGGGAGCAGTTCTAA
- a CDS encoding DUF1889 family protein, producing the protein MQTAIDKALDFIGGMNTSASVPHPMDESTAKGMFRYLKQLGVPASAADVTARGVQEGWNTDFTKKVAGWADKVESGNRLVIKNPEYFSAYMKEELRALV; encoded by the coding sequence ATGCAAACAGCGATTGATAAAGCATTAGACTTCATTGGCGGTATGAACACCTCGGCCTCCGTGCCACACCCTATGGATGAGAGCACCGCGAAGGGAATGTTTAGGTATCTGAAGCAACTGGGCGTCCCGGCAAGTGCTGCCGACGTTACGGCTCGTGGTGTTCAGGAGGGATGGAACACTGACTTCACAAAAAAAGTTGCCGGTTGGGCAGACAAGGTTGAGTCCGGTAACCGCCTCGTGATTAAAAACCCTGAATATTTTTCTGCTTATATGAAGGAAGAGCTTCGGGCGCTGGTGTGA
- a CDS encoding tyrosine-type recombinase/integrase gives MAVSKLSNGKWQAQVFPNGRDGRRVRRQFATKGEAQAFERHLKEQAQDKPWLGEMVDKRRVTDLVETWFNAHGVTLSDGVKRKGAMEFACLAMGNPLATEFNAKLFATYREQRLSGKITRSDRVKSVAPRTVNLELAYFRAMFNELKRLDDWIAPNPLENVREFKIDEAELAWLTVDEVKLLLAECENSRAQDLVTIVKICLATGARWGEAESITGKQINPGKITYIKTKGKKNRAVPISEELYEVLPKLRTSKPVFTGCYSAFRGAVKRAGIDLPDGQLSHVLRHTFASHFMMHGGNILVLQRILGHTDIKVTMRYAHFAPDHLNEAIKLNPLTLINNKKL, from the coding sequence ATGGCTGTATCAAAACTTTCGAACGGCAAATGGCAAGCCCAGGTATTCCCTAATGGTCGGGACGGACGACGAGTACGCCGTCAATTTGCCACCAAAGGAGAGGCCCAGGCCTTTGAGCGTCATTTAAAAGAACAGGCGCAAGATAAGCCCTGGTTGGGTGAGATGGTAGACAAACGGCGCGTTACTGATCTTGTTGAAACATGGTTCAACGCTCATGGTGTGACTCTGTCTGATGGAGTGAAACGCAAGGGGGCGATGGAGTTTGCCTGCTTGGCTATGGGCAATCCTTTAGCGACTGAATTTAACGCAAAGCTTTTTGCGACCTACCGCGAACAACGGTTAAGCGGAAAAATCACCCGCTCAGATCGTGTGAAGTCAGTTGCCCCACGCACAGTTAATCTTGAGCTTGCCTATTTCCGAGCCATGTTTAACGAACTGAAAAGGCTTGATGATTGGATAGCACCGAACCCCCTGGAGAATGTCCGGGAGTTTAAAATTGACGAGGCGGAGCTGGCTTGGTTGACCGTGGATGAAGTTAAACTCTTGCTTGCTGAATGTGAGAATAGCAGAGCGCAGGACTTAGTGACCATAGTCAAAATCTGTCTCGCTACTGGCGCAAGATGGGGTGAAGCTGAATCCATAACCGGCAAACAAATTAACCCAGGCAAGATCACGTATATCAAAACAAAAGGTAAAAAGAACCGAGCCGTCCCAATCAGTGAAGAACTGTACGAGGTTCTACCCAAATTAAGAACATCAAAACCAGTGTTTACCGGATGTTATTCTGCATTCCGGGGTGCCGTTAAACGCGCGGGCATCGACCTGCCAGATGGGCAACTGTCACATGTTTTAAGGCATACATTTGCGAGCCATTTTATGATGCACGGCGGGAACATTCTCGTATTACAGCGCATCCTTGGGCATACTGATATCAAAGTGACGATGCGCTATGCTCATTTTGCTCCAGACCATCTCAATGAAGCAATTAAACTGAACCCATTAACATTGATAAACAATAAAAAACTTTAA
- a CDS encoding phage repressor protein CI — protein sequence MSINNITKHHIPQKLRNEIMQNKGGQPVIERILKAYGFTTRQALCNHLGISQSTMANRYARNTFPSDWAIICSLETGASLLWLAAGDGVMFEDESEAITKTLKHLIITNGVVTSQNEMIYDSSLIPPGLFAPFLVTFENSVYLVDSHDGEINDGWWLIEIDGLTSVREVFRFPGGRIRIENGRASFECQSQDIKVLGKVLSHTQSL from the coding sequence ATGTCAATTAATAACATCACAAAACACCACATACCACAAAAACTGCGAAACGAGATTATGCAGAACAAAGGTGGCCAACCTGTCATTGAGCGCATCCTGAAAGCCTACGGATTCACTACCCGCCAGGCGCTCTGCAATCACCTTGGAATATCACAGAGCACCATGGCTAATCGCTACGCTCGGAATACGTTTCCCTCTGATTGGGCAATAATTTGTAGCCTTGAGACAGGAGCTTCGCTCTTGTGGTTAGCAGCTGGTGATGGGGTAATGTTTGAGGATGAGAGTGAAGCGATTACTAAGACGCTCAAACACCTCATCATCACAAATGGTGTTGTAACATCACAAAATGAAATGATTTATGACAGTAGCCTTATCCCTCCAGGCCTATTCGCCCCTTTCTTAGTAACGTTCGAAAACTCAGTCTATTTAGTCGATAGCCACGATGGCGAAATCAATGATGGGTGGTGGCTAATTGAAATTGACGGGTTAACCAGCGTGAGAGAAGTTTTCAGATTCCCTGGTGGTCGTATACGCATTGAGAATGGTCGAGCCTCTTTTGAATGCCAATCACAGGACATAAAAGTGTTAGGTAAAGTGCTCTCCCATACACAGAGCTTGTAA
- a CDS encoding phage regulatory CII family protein: protein MFDFRVSKHPHFDEACRAFAIKHNMVKLAADAGMNAQTLRNKLNPEQPHQFTCAEIWLLTDLTEDAGLVDGFLAQIHCLPCVPTNEVAKENMGQYVMGAVAEIGKVAAGAVSGDAKTVAGRRAIIGSVNSVVRMMSLTAVALQARLQVNPAMAGALDTMTGLGASFGLM, encoded by the coding sequence ATGTTTGATTTTCGTGTTTCCAAACATCCGCACTTTGACGAAGCCTGCCGGGCTTTTGCGATTAAGCACAACATGGTGAAGTTGGCCGCTGACGCTGGGATGAATGCTCAGACACTGCGTAACAAGCTCAACCCAGAACAGCCTCACCAGTTCACCTGCGCTGAAATCTGGCTGCTGACCGATCTCACTGAGGATGCCGGGCTTGTCGATGGTTTCCTTGCTCAGATTCACTGCCTACCGTGCGTCCCGACAAACGAAGTGGCTAAAGAGAACATGGGCCAGTATGTGATGGGCGCAGTTGCAGAGATTGGCAAGGTCGCCGCTGGCGCTGTTTCCGGGGATGCCAAAACTGTTGCCGGTCGTAGGGCGATCATAGGTAGCGTCAATTCCGTAGTCCGGATGATGTCGCTGACTGCGGTGGCGTTACAGGCTCGCCTACAGGTTAATCCTGCAATGGCCGGAGCGTTGGACACAATGACAGGCCTGGGTGCCTCGTTTGGTTTGATGTGA
- a CDS encoding phage filamentation protein Fil family protein → MMNKEPSFASLLVRQSPSMHYGHGWIMGKEGKRWHPASSQSELLAQLSTKKRRMPWLLKAIRRLFH, encoded by the coding sequence CTGATGAACAAAGAACCGTCTTTTGCATCGCTCCTGGTAAGGCAGAGTCCGTCCATGCACTACGGTCACGGCTGGATTATGGGGAAAGAGGGCAAGCGTTGGCACCCGGCCTCATCGCAATCTGAACTGCTGGCGCAGCTCTCCACCAAAAAGCGGAGGATGCCATGGCTATTGAAGGCGATACGGCGACTGTTTCACTAA
- a CDS encoding DUF5347 family protein, whose translation MAIEGDTATVSLSSGERAEGLNRIAEIRSRVFGMNIEPELERFIDDMRNPLAVNNRENQRALAAIYYMAKIPAERHGVHLSELTTDEKRELIKAMNHFRAVVSLFPKRLTMPN comes from the coding sequence ATGGCTATTGAAGGCGATACGGCGACTGTTTCACTAAGCAGTGGTGAACGGGCAGAGGGGTTGAATCGTATAGCAGAAATAAGGTCCAGAGTTTTTGGAATGAATATTGAGCCAGAGCTTGAGCGCTTTATTGACGATATGCGTAATCCATTAGCAGTAAATAACAGGGAGAATCAACGCGCATTAGCAGCCATTTATTATATGGCAAAAATTCCAGCAGAGCGTCACGGCGTTCATTTAAGTGAACTGACTACTGACGAAAAGCGGGAGTTGATAAAAGCAATGAATCATTTTCGTGCAGTGGTGAGCTTATTTCCCAAACGGCTAACCATGCCGAACTAA
- a CDS encoding DUF2732 family protein → MRNIQVREFQVDNDALGTLLSRAKNEERQARAAAVSIRLEALATHITNKGMDGKEAAELLRREAIRFEHEAQELH, encoded by the coding sequence ATGCGAAATATTCAGGTACGTGAATTTCAGGTTGATAACGATGCGCTGGGGACGTTGTTGAGTCGGGCAAAGAACGAAGAGCGTCAAGCTCGCGCAGCTGCCGTTTCTATTCGCCTTGAAGCTCTGGCAACTCACATCACTAACAAAGGTATGGATGGTAAAGAAGCCGCAGAACTGCTGCGCCGCGAAGCCATTCGTTTTGAGCATGAAGCACAGGAGCTGCACTAA
- a CDS encoding TraR/DksA family transcriptional regulator gives MADSMDLVQQRVEEDRLLHINNARAKTPGASRVLCIDCDAPIPPARRRAVPGVQCCVTCQEISELKGKHYNGGAV, from the coding sequence ATGGCTGATTCAATGGACCTCGTACAGCAGCGCGTTGAAGAAGATCGCCTGCTCCACATCAATAACGCCCGCGCCAAAACGCCGGGCGCTTCTCGTGTGCTTTGTATTGATTGCGATGCACCTATCCCGCCAGCACGCCGCCGCGCCGTTCCGGGCGTGCAGTGCTGCGTCACCTGTCAGGAAATTTCAGAGCTGAAAGGTAAGCACTACAACGGAGGTGCTGTGTGA
- a CDS encoding DNA adenine methylase, producing the protein MSTILKWAGNKTAIMPELKTYLPAGPRLVEPFAGSCAVMMATDYPHYLVADVNPDLINLYRTIAQDTESFIDLAKAVFQSFVVAENYYRVREVFNHDKKLDRLHRAVYFLYLNRHCYRGLCRYNQSGVFNVPYGNYKKPYFPENEVRAFAQKAKRATFVCASYEETLAMVKRGDVVYCDPPYDETFTGYHTKGFDEDNQYHLASILLHLSSLGHSVVVSNSDTQLTRSLYRDLKIFELDAKRSMGVAGGEAKTAREIIAVSKSSCAVINEGPLYGVDYAAGAAPIQGAGF; encoded by the coding sequence ATGAGCACAATCCTTAAATGGGCTGGAAATAAAACCGCCATCATGCCTGAACTGAAAACGTATCTGCCTGCAGGTCCGCGACTGGTTGAACCTTTCGCGGGTTCTTGTGCTGTGATGATGGCGACAGACTATCCTCATTATCTTGTCGCAGATGTCAACCCAGACTTAATTAATCTGTATCGTACTATTGCGCAAGATACAGAAAGCTTTATTGATCTTGCAAAAGCGGTATTTCAAAGTTTTGTTGTTGCTGAAAATTATTACCGTGTGCGAGAAGTTTTTAATCATGATAAGAAATTAGACCGTCTTCACCGTGCGGTATATTTCCTTTATCTGAATCGACATTGTTACCGTGGATTATGCCGCTACAACCAAAGTGGGGTTTTTAATGTTCCTTATGGGAATTATAAAAAGCCATATTTTCCTGAGAATGAAGTTCGCGCATTTGCTCAGAAAGCAAAGCGAGCCACTTTTGTCTGTGCAAGTTATGAAGAAACGTTGGCAATGGTTAAGCGTGGCGATGTTGTTTATTGCGATCCGCCATACGACGAAACTTTTACGGGTTATCACACAAAAGGATTTGATGAGGATAACCAGTACCACCTTGCCTCAATACTTCTTCATCTTTCCTCGCTGGGGCACAGTGTTGTCGTGTCCAATAGTGACACTCAGCTAACGCGCTCTCTTTATCGTGATCTTAAAATCTTTGAGCTTGATGCAAAGCGGAGCATGGGCGTAGCAGGGGGGGAAGCAAAAACCGCCAGGGAAATTATCGCCGTCTCTAAATCATCTTGTGCCGTTATCAATGAAGGGCCGTTGTATGGCGTTGATTATGCCGCAGGCGCAGCTCCAATTCAGGGGGCTGGGTTCTAG